The proteins below are encoded in one region of Takifugu rubripes chromosome 1, fTakRub1.2, whole genome shotgun sequence:
- the pigf gene encoding phosphatidylinositol-glycan biosynthesis class F protein gives MWDREIRAMVSTHAIMAASVFMATVVPAVFLPGFSVYGTHLSWLYSVSAAVTGVSVAVFWLLGIAQPTKKHSLGYKLSRLCRCCVYFFLSCIFFHFVVLLYGAPLVESALETFSLAVLLTSLTTLRCLCVLGPNVQAWIRVFSRHGAMSVWDTCLQITVACTLVGAWVGAFPIPLDWDRPWQVWPVSCSLGAVIGFLTGLVAAPAWIHHHRKHLTYKSK, from the exons ATGTGGGACCGTGAAATCAGAGCCATGGTGTCCACTCACGCCATCATGGCCGCCTCGGTGTTCATGGCGACCGTCGTACCTGCGGTCTTTCTACCTGGCTTCTCAGTTTACGGGACTCACCTGTCGTGGCTCTACTCGGTGTCCGCCGCGGTCACGGGGGTCAGTGTCGCGGTCTTCTGGCTGCTCGGCATCGCGCAGCCCACCAAGAAGCACTCGCTGGGCTACAAG CTGTCCAGGCTGTGTCGCTGCTGCGTTTacttcttcctgtcctgcatCTTCTTCCACTTTGTGGTGCTTCTTTATGGAGCTCCGCTGGTCGA GTCCGCTTTAGAGACGTTCTCTCTCGCTGTTCTCTTGACCTCTCTGACCACGCTGAGATGTCTGTGCGTGCTCGGCCCCAACGTCCAGGCCTGGATACGCGTGTTCAGCCGGCACGG AGCCATGTCTGTGTGGGACACCTGTCTTCAGATTACAGTGGCCTGCACGCTGGTGGGTGCCTGGGTGGGAGCCTTCCCCATCCCTCTGGACTGGGACCGACCGTGGCAG GTCTGGCCCGTTTCCTGTAGTCTGGGTGCTGTGATCGGGTTCCTGACTGGACTTGTTGCTGCTCCCGCCTGGATCCACCATCACCGCAAACACCTCACGTACAAGAGCAAGTGA
- the kcng3 gene encoding potassium voltage-gated channel subfamily G member 3, whose translation MWRSEKMKFGKSICVLNVGGTRYAFTREVIRDFPLRRVSRLHACASEKEVLELCDDYDRDRNEFFFDRHAQAFVFIMLYVRSGKLRFIPGVCELSFYSEMLYWGLESAHLDSCCQRRLDDRMSEVGLDSLSEEDIRMSGEELPDAAEQAALAGRARWLEQTRRAFEEPNSSVAAQLLASVSVMFVIVSMVMLCASTLPDWDTAKRSSVEEHRIVEAVCIGWFTAECIVRFLVSRNKWDFLRRPLNIIDVIAITPYYVTMALARAGMPGAGLGVAGVLLRVLRMMRVFWLMKLARHFLGLQTLGLTLTRCYREMVMLLVFVCVAMAIYSALAQLLEHGLDLGTQNPDYASIPAAAWWVIISMTTVGYGDVYPITIGGRVLGGVCVVSGIVLLALPITFIYHSFVQCYHELKVRSARLARSLSSEVLQ comes from the exons ATGTGGAGGTCCGAGAAGATGAAGTTTGGCAAGAGCATCTGCGTGCTCAACGTGGGGGGGACCCGCTACGCCTTCACCCGGGAGGTGATCAGGGATTTCCCTCTCAGGCGTGTCAGCCGCCTGCATGCGTGCGCGTCCGAGAAAGAGGTTCTGGAGCTGTGCGACGACTACGACCGGGACCGGAACGAGTTCTTCTTCGACCGACACGCGCAAGCGTTCGTGTTCATCATGCTGTACGTGCGCTCCGGGAAACTCCGCTTCATCCCGGGGGTGTGCGAGCTCTCCTTCTACTCGGAGATGCTCTACTGGGGGCTGGAGAGCGCGCACCTGGACTCCTGCTGCCAGAGACGGCTGGACGACCGGATGTCCGAGGTCGGGCTGGACAGTCTGTCCGAGGAGGACATCCGGATGTCCGGGGAAGAGCTGCCGGACGCGGCGGAGCAGGCTGCGCTCGCGGGGCGCGCTCGCTGGCTGGAGCAGACGCGCAGAGCTTTCGAGGAGCCCAACTCGTCGGTGGCGGCGCAGCTGCTGGCGTCGGTGTCGGTGATGTTCGTCATCGTCTCCATGGTCATGCTGTGCGCGAGCACGCTGCCCGACTGGGACACGGCCAAGAGAAGCAGTGTGGAGGAGCACAG GATCGTGGAGGCCGTGTGTATCGGCTGGTTCACAGCTGAGTGCATCGTCCGTTTCCTGGTGTCCAGAAACAAGTGGGACTTCCTGCGGAGGCCCCTGAACATAATCGACGTGATCGCCATCACGCCCTACTACGTCACCATGGCGCTGGCCCGGGCCGGGATGCCGGGCGCTGGGCTGGGTGTGGCCGGGGTGCTGCTCCGGGTGCTGCGGATGATGCGGGTGTTCTGGCTGATGAAGCTGGCCAGACACTTCCTGGGCCTGCAGACGCTGGGACTGACGCTCACGCGCTGCTACAGGGAGATGGTgatgctgctggtgtttgtctgCGTCGCCATGGCGATATACAGCGCCCTGGCCCAACTGTTGGAGCACGGCCTGGACTTGGGCACGCAGAATCCGGACTACGCCAGCATCCCTGCCGCCGCCTGGTGGGTCATCATCTCCATGACGACGGTGGGCTACGGGGACGTTTACCCCATCACCATAGGGGGGCGGGTGCTCGGGGGGGTGTGCGTGGTGAGCGGCATCGTTCTGCTGGCGCTGCCCATCACATTCATCTACCACAGCTTCGTGCAGTGCTACCACGAACTCAAGGTGCGCTCCGCCAGGCTGGCGCGCAGCCTCTCCTCGGAGGTCctgcagtga
- the cox7a2l gene encoding cytochrome c oxidase subunit 7A2-like, mitochondrial: MYYKFSGITQKLTGSGPAVAYNPQGLRPAVPAEPPAMVFGTPTRVLSEAGPAVDFMGVNKVPDLQRIFQTTDGVPVHLKRGYPDRLLYRTTMALTVGGALYCLVALYFAAQPNRK, from the exons ATGTACTACAAATTCAGTGGGATTACGCAAAAATTGACGGGCTCGGGTCCTGCGGTGGCCTACAACCCTCAG GGGCTGCGGCCAGCGGTACCAGCGGAGCCTCCAGCCATGGTCTTCGGCACCCCCACCAGGGTTCTGTCAGAGGCGGGTCCTGCTGTGGACTTCATGGGAGTGAACAAGGTTCCGGACTTACAGAGGATCTTTCAG ACGACAGACGGCGTTCCCGTTCATCTGAAGCGCGGCTACCCCGACAGGCTGCTGTACCGCACCACCATGGCCCTCACAGTAGGGGGCGCTCTCTACTGCCTGGTGGCGCTTTACTTTGCAGCACAGCCCAACAGGAAATGA
- the cript gene encoding cysteine-rich PDZ-binding protein, which yields MVCEKCEKKLGKVITPDTWKDGARNTTESGGRKLNENKLLTSKKARFDPYSKTGFAICRICKSSVHQSGSHYCQGCAYKKGICAMCGKKVLDTKNYKQTSV from the exons ATGGTTTGCGAAAAGT GTGAGAAGAAGCTTGGAAAAGTGATCACACCTGATACCTGGAAGGATGGGGCGAGGAATACAACAG AGAGCGGTGGACGGAAACTCAACGAAAACAAGCTCCTGACTTCGAAGAAAGCACG CTTTGACCCCTACAGCAAGACGGGCTTTGCCATCTGCAGGATCTGCAAGAGCTCGGTCCATCAGTCGGGCTCACACTACTGCCAGGGCTGCGCATACAAGAAAG GAATCTGTGCAATGTGTGGGAAGAAAGTTCTGGACACCAAGAACTACAAACAGACATCTGTGTAA